Genomic segment of Dromiciops gliroides isolate mDroGli1 chromosome 3, mDroGli1.pri, whole genome shotgun sequence:
cTAAGCTATATATAGAGGAAGCAAAAAATCTTATTAGTAAATATTGTATTTTAGAGTAATATAAAAGGGCAGTACTTAGGGCTATTTAGATAAAGAGCAAGAGAgcagtatatgtacatatgtatgtacacacacacagaacagtATAACATACAATCCAAGCAAGTACTGTATTAAACACCTCAtcctgaaattcttttttaaagtagtaCACATACCTAAAGTTATAGGAAGCTTTCCAGTTTCAtgctcaaagggaaaaaaaaagttttaagcaAGAGCAAGAAAGCTGTTCCTAACCATTTGgctctatttaaaaatattttatccaaatttttttaatataaaaataaatcttaggggaaaaaaaatcaagtttccAATGGTGTTTCTGTAGTAAACCAGAGAAAGCAATAAAGCATAGAGTACACTAACACCCTGTAATCTGCAACCACAGGTCTTGAACCTTTTAGAATTGAgatccctctctttttttccttttcaggggTGTTATGAGATTAAAATAGATGGCATTTATATAAcgttttaaggtttgaaaagtgttttacaaacatctcatttgatcctcacaacaaacttgagGTAGGTGTTGTCATTATCCTCCTACAAGTGGGAAAacaaaggcagacagaagttaagttacttgccaatgatcacacatctaataaggatcccttcaggtctttctgacttcaggtgaggcactctatccactgctataCTAGCTTAGGTGAAATATACTTTGAACTAGTTAGCATACACAACAGTTAATGGAACCAAACACCATCCAGTCCTTAAATGATATTGTTCAACAAGTTGATCAGtcacatgacatgacatgacatgacatgacaaaACATATGACTATGTCCTACACCTGAAAGTTAAGTCAGAGAAGAAAGCTATTAATGTTCAAAAATTATATTTGCTATACAATCCAGACTACTATTGTCACCTTTCCTCTCCAAATGGAAACATACATTAAAAACATTGTAGATCTGTCCAAAATATAAGATTTATGGCAATAGATGATTAAATCTGCTAACCAAAGACATTCTAAGAAGCCATATTTTGGTAACAGAATGCAACTAAAGTAGTTAacataattatttataaattttaaaaaatccttttgatCATGAAATCCCCTCAATGACATAATGCtttgaatcaaattaaaattgTACCCGGTATGATGCCTTGATTTTTCAACTTCACTGCCAACCCTTGAAAGACTTCTTCCTTTGTATCAGTGTTTACTGCTGGCATATTTTCCTCTAAAATGTCTTCTTGGGTCCGAGGAGGTGGTGCTTCCAAATGGAGGGTGGGTACCTGTTCCTCCAAAACATCTTTGTTCTCAAAATGATCTGCTGTAAAATCAACAGCTGTTGGTTTCTCTTCCCTGTGTTCCTTCTTCACTATCAACAATTTTGTTCCTACATCTAACTGGGTTGATGATCCTCCTTCCATTTGGTCAGATAACTTTCTATGAATTTCAACtaacttttggttttctttagtcatttcattcAACTTAAATATAGATTTCTGCATCTGTGCTTCTTTTATACTTTGCTCTCTAAAAGATTCTACTACTTCTGATTTGGTTATTTTAGGCTCTTTATAGGCTTCTGATTGTTCAACAGTCAATTTCATCTCTGATTGATGAGGTTTCTCCACATGTGTAGAGTCCATGTGTGCTTTCTGGAACTGGGTCTTCTCGGTTAATTTCAAAGGTCTCTGGGTCTTAGTCTCAAAAGTTTCCCATTGTGGAAACACTTCTTTGGTTTTGAGTGCAATCTGAGGTTTCAAGACAATTTCTGAGACACTATCTTCTCTATCAGAATCTGAGTCAGATGAAGAGGAAGATAAATCAACTTCAGCTGTTTTCTTGGTCTGTTGGTGGGTTACTAAAGTATCTTTTGCTCTGAGTGAAGAAGTTGAAACTTTTTGAGGGAACTCTACTACAGTCTTTCCTGGCAAAAGTTTACTGATTTCTCCAGCTGTCTGTTGTTTGATGTCATCAGAGTTAATATTAACAACTCTGGTCTTGCCTTTATTCACAGCTGATGGATAAGAATTAGGTGATGATAATTTTTTAGGAAATTCAGCTCTTGGGTTGACCCCTCCTTTTGGTGCCACTACATCTAGGAAATTGCATAAAAAGGAATATTAATCTTTCCAATATATTTCTTATGTTAatatggtttttaatttttttaatgtaaactaAACCATAGCCCAGTGGGCTCAGATGTATATAACCCATGAAAGTcagtttaaaacatttatttagataTCAGACTAATATCTATATTGCTCAGAGGTCAGGACACATGTATAGCATAATCAGGAAGTTTACTTTTCACCCTAATGTTTTTATTACATGTTATTATATTCATTTGGGTATATCTAAAGGACTGCCTccataacaaaaaaaatcaacgGAAATCTTTTTcaacataaataaaaaggaatagcaaaaaaCACAATTTATGACTACATACTACACAATAGCAGATTtcactgaaatatttttctttagcagtggaaagaaaaaaggcTTAGTGATTAGTATACTTATACCAAATAGTAACAATGAACAGTTAATTATGAGTTAATTAGTAAGTGCCTAGTCAACCACCCATACACTTTACTCCACTACagtaaaatataagtaaatattgaagaaatattaTGGGGTCAGAGGacaattttacaaaaagaaaactcagaaaagTATAAGCCTACAAAAAGAAGCagagcctcagaagaagaaaaaaatggcctGACCACAAAGACTTCTTTGAATTGCTAAGAAAATTGAAGGAtgaaggtggcgcagtggataaagcttgggccctggattcaggaggacctgagttcacattcagcttcagacacttgacactagctgtgtgaccc
This window contains:
- the NDUFV3 gene encoding NADH dehydrogenase [ubiquinone] flavoprotein 3, mitochondrial; the protein is MAFSCILGLGRGAVLKPIQLKPWGLREFASTVFLSTKSGGNEKEKQKKSKTQQPPQNVVAPKGGVNPRAEFPKKLSSPNSYPSAVNKGKTRVVNINSDDIKQQTAGEISKLLPGKTVVEFPQKVSTSSLRAKDTLVTHQQTKKTAEVDLSSSSSDSDSDREDSVSEIVLKPQIALKTKEVFPQWETFETKTQRPLKLTEKTQFQKAHMDSTHVEKPHQSEMKLTVEQSEAYKEPKITKSEVVESFREQSIKEAQMQKSIFKLNEMTKENQKLVEIHRKLSDQMEGGSSTQLDVGTKLLIVKKEHREEKPTAVDFTADHFENKDVLEEQVPTLHLEAPPPRTQEDILEENMPAVNTDTKEEVFQGLAVKLKNQGIIPETENAEPFDNTTYKNLQHHNYNTYTFLDFNLDLLKFRLPQPSSGRESPRH